Proteins co-encoded in one Kutzneria chonburiensis genomic window:
- the opcA gene encoding glucose-6-phosphate dehydrogenase assembly protein OpcA gives MIIDLPSTTTAQVNSKLVEVRETGGAVALGRVLTLVIVTDDSAKTEDAIQAANEASREHPCRVIVLARGARKAAARLDAQIRVGGDAGASDVIVLRLYGPLADQAASCVVPLLLPDAPVVAWWPSEAPDVPAEDSIGQLATRRITDSAAEKNPIKALEQRRKSYSDGDSDLAWTRLTNWRAQLAAALDLPPHEKVTAANVVGEADSPSSELLAGWFASRLGVPVGRSKASSGEGIVQVTLQRRSGAVDLVRPDAKTGTLTQPGQPDRRIALQRRSVRDCLAEELRRLDPDEIYKDALMAVPKVTKGRVATPAAKSAAAKPAAAKAPAKAAKPKAEAPAEDKPKRASSSKKATAKADS, from the coding sequence GTGATCATCGACCTGCCGTCCACCACGACCGCACAGGTCAACAGCAAGCTGGTGGAGGTCCGCGAGACCGGCGGGGCGGTGGCCCTCGGCCGCGTGCTCACGCTGGTCATCGTCACCGACGACAGCGCCAAGACCGAGGACGCCATCCAGGCGGCCAACGAGGCCAGCCGCGAGCACCCGTGCCGGGTGATCGTGCTGGCCCGCGGGGCCCGCAAGGCCGCGGCCCGGTTGGACGCCCAGATCCGGGTCGGCGGCGACGCCGGCGCCAGCGACGTGATCGTGCTGCGGCTCTACGGGCCGCTGGCCGACCAGGCCGCCAGCTGCGTGGTGCCGCTGCTGCTGCCGGACGCGCCGGTGGTGGCGTGGTGGCCGTCCGAGGCGCCGGACGTGCCGGCCGAGGACTCCATCGGGCAGCTGGCCACCCGCCGGATCACCGACTCCGCCGCCGAGAAGAACCCGATCAAGGCGTTGGAGCAGCGGCGCAAGTCCTATTCGGACGGTGACAGCGACCTGGCCTGGACCCGGTTGACCAACTGGCGGGCCCAGCTCGCGGCGGCGCTCGACCTGCCGCCGCACGAGAAGGTCACCGCGGCCAACGTGGTCGGTGAGGCCGACTCGCCGTCGTCCGAGCTGTTGGCCGGTTGGTTCGCCTCGCGGCTGGGCGTGCCGGTGGGTCGGTCCAAGGCGTCGAGCGGCGAGGGCATCGTGCAGGTGACCTTGCAGCGTCGGTCCGGCGCCGTCGACCTGGTTCGGCCGGATGCCAAGACCGGCACCCTGACGCAGCCCGGCCAGCCCGACCGGCGGATCGCGCTGCAGCGCCGTTCCGTTCGGGACTGCCTGGCCGAGGAGCTGCGTCGGCTCGACCCCGACGAGATCTACAAGGACGCCCTGATGGCCGTCCCGAAGGTCACCAAGGGTCGGGTGGCGACGCCGGCGGCCAAGTCCGCTGCCGCGAAGCCCGCTGCCGCGAAGGCGCCGGCCAAGGCCGCCAAGCCCAAGGCCGAGGCTCCGGCGGAGGACAAGCCCAAGCGTGCGTCTTCTTCGAAGAAGGCGACCGCCAAGGCTGACTCGTGA
- a CDS encoding FKBP-type peptidyl-prolyl cis-trans isomerase, with translation MRTAGLAALILATLLSAAACGGSSTAGSQTTSTGPTKTCTADDIQVSGAFGAKPTITLPTTCLPPKQQLSKDLTPGTGAEVKVGDSVATYYDLITWSDKQEVDSSWAHQPFQPFPVQPVGQAPVIQGWNDGLVGMKQGGRRLLIIPPDKGYGPDGNSGIKGNETLVFVVDAVTVTSAS, from the coding sequence ATGCGCACTGCCGGCCTCGCGGCCCTGATCCTCGCCACCCTGCTCTCGGCGGCCGCCTGCGGCGGCTCCTCCACCGCCGGGTCCCAGACCACGTCCACCGGGCCGACCAAGACGTGCACCGCGGACGACATCCAGGTCAGCGGCGCGTTCGGCGCCAAGCCGACGATCACCCTGCCGACCACCTGCCTGCCGCCGAAGCAGCAGCTGAGCAAGGACCTCACGCCCGGCACCGGCGCCGAGGTCAAGGTCGGCGACTCCGTCGCCACCTACTACGACCTGATCACGTGGTCGGACAAGCAGGAGGTGGACTCCTCCTGGGCCCACCAGCCGTTCCAGCCGTTCCCGGTACAGCCGGTCGGGCAGGCGCCGGTCATCCAGGGCTGGAACGACGGCCTGGTCGGCATGAAGCAGGGCGGCCGGCGGCTGCTGATCATCCCGCCCGACAAGGGCTACGGCCCCGACGGCAACTCCGGCATCAAGGGCAACGAGACCCTGGTGTTCGTCGTCGACGCCGTCACGGTGACGTCGGCCTCCTGA
- a CDS encoding RNA polymerase sigma factor, with the protein MVGHPRHGPGRPPTDMGDGDTSGDSGNGDPNNRYEQIADLLEAARADPRGGMDQLIVELTPLLWHVARAQGLDAANCADVVQTTWLNLLRSLADIHTPAALTAWLVTATKREAWRAKDAHRQEIVASDEAFADLLDAADGPDERAMATDERRRLWRAVDQLSTRCQQLLRVVAFTPRPDYGLVANRLGMPRGSIGPTRGRCLAKLRELLIADPEGEWG; encoded by the coding sequence ATGGTGGGACACCCGCGGCACGGACCGGGCAGGCCACCGACCGACATGGGTGACGGGGACACCAGCGGGGACTCCGGCAACGGGGACCCCAACAATCGCTACGAACAGATCGCCGACCTGCTCGAAGCCGCCCGCGCCGACCCGCGCGGCGGCATGGACCAGCTCATCGTCGAGCTCACGCCGCTGCTCTGGCACGTGGCCAGGGCCCAGGGACTCGACGCCGCCAACTGCGCCGACGTGGTGCAGACGACCTGGCTGAACCTGCTGCGCTCGCTGGCCGACATCCACACCCCGGCCGCGCTGACGGCCTGGCTGGTGACCGCCACGAAACGGGAGGCGTGGCGGGCCAAGGACGCGCACCGGCAGGAGATCGTGGCCAGCGACGAGGCGTTCGCCGACCTGCTGGACGCGGCCGACGGCCCGGACGAGCGGGCCATGGCCACCGACGAACGGCGACGGCTGTGGAGGGCCGTCGACCAGCTGTCCACCCGCTGCCAACAGCTGTTGCGGGTGGTCGCCTTCACGCCCCGCCCGGACTACGGCCTGGTCGCGAACCGGCTGGGTATGCCGCGCGGCAGCATCGGCCCGACCCGCGGCCGGTGCCTGGCGAAGTTACGGGAACTGCTGATCGCCGACCCGGAAGGAGAGTGGGGATGA
- a CDS encoding heme o synthase, with the protein MPGSTAVDATTTSGRSVRAVLGAYIALMKPRVIELLLVTTIPAMLLAQRGIPSVWLVLATLLGGTMAAGSANALNCVWDADIDAVMKRTKARPLAKHSVPVRNALIFGLALGVASFAFLWLTTNLLSAVLAVATIMFYVLIYTMVLKRRTAQNIVWGGAAGCMPVVIGWSAVTGTVGWQPLVMFGVIFCWTPPHFWALAMKFKDDYAAVNVPMLPVVATREQVSRQIVVYSWAMVALSLLLLPATSWIYGVFAVVFGAWFLVFAHRLHNEVRRGQEGNPMKLFHLSNTYLMLVFVALAADAVVGLPVIGLPF; encoded by the coding sequence ATGCCTGGCAGCACCGCCGTCGACGCCACCACCACATCCGGTCGCTCCGTGCGCGCCGTGCTCGGGGCCTACATCGCCCTGATGAAACCGCGCGTGATCGAACTGCTGCTGGTGACGACGATCCCAGCGATGTTGCTCGCACAGCGTGGAATTCCGTCGGTGTGGCTGGTGTTGGCCACCCTGCTCGGCGGCACCATGGCCGCCGGCAGCGCCAACGCGCTCAACTGCGTCTGGGACGCCGACATCGACGCGGTGATGAAGCGCACCAAGGCCCGGCCGCTGGCCAAGCACTCGGTGCCGGTGCGCAACGCGCTGATCTTCGGGCTGGCCCTCGGCGTCGCGTCGTTCGCCTTCCTGTGGCTGACCACGAACCTGCTGTCCGCGGTGCTGGCCGTGGCCACGATCATGTTCTACGTCCTGATCTACACGATGGTGCTCAAGCGGCGCACCGCGCAGAACATCGTGTGGGGCGGGGCGGCCGGCTGCATGCCGGTGGTGATCGGCTGGTCCGCGGTGACCGGCACGGTGGGCTGGCAGCCGCTGGTCATGTTCGGCGTGATCTTCTGCTGGACTCCGCCGCATTTCTGGGCGCTGGCCATGAAGTTCAAGGACGACTACGCCGCGGTGAACGTGCCGATGCTGCCCGTGGTGGCAACTCGGGAACAGGTTTCGCGACAGATTGTCGTCTACTCCTGGGCCATGGTCGCGCTGTCGCTGCTGTTGCTGCCGGCGACCAGTTGGATCTACGGCGTGTTCGCCGTCGTGTTCGGCGCCTGGTTCCTGGTGTTCGCCCACCGTTTGCACAATGAGGTGCGGCGGGGCCAGGAGGGCAACCCGATGAAGCTGTTCCATCTCTCCAACACGTATCTGATGCTGGTGTTCGTGGCGCTGGCGGCGGACGCCGTCGTCGGCCTGCCGGTCATCGGCCTGCCGTTCTGA
- the zwf gene encoding glucose-6-phosphate dehydrogenase: MSSPLRTWRNPLRDERDKRLPRIAGPCGLVIFGVTGDLSRKKLMPAIYDLANRGLLPPGFALTGFARRDWANEDFGEVVHEAVKQHARTPYRAEVWNQLSEGIRFVQGTFDDDNAFDNLAKTVRELDEQRGTGGNHAFYLSIPPSAFPVVTKQLSRAGLADQDAEQWRRVVIEKPFGHDLKSAKELNNVVNDVFPEESVFRIDHYLGKETVQNILALRFANQMFEPIWNANYVDHVQITMAEDIGLGGRAGYYDGIGAARDVIQNHLLQLMALTAMEEPVSFHPRALRAEKIKVLSAARVPGPYDETCARGQYVGGWQGGQKVLGLLEEGGFAPDSKTETYAGITLEVNTRRWAGVPFYLRHGKRLGRKVTEIAVVFKRAPHLPFDSTATEELGQNALVIRVQPDEGVTMRFGSKVPGNTMEVRDVTMDFGYGHAFTESSPEAYERLILDVLLGEPSLFPMNEEVELSWQILDPVLNHWAKQGMPEGYAPGSWGPPSADQMLTRTGRHWRRP; this comes from the coding sequence GTGAGCAGCCCTCTGCGCACGTGGCGCAATCCGCTGCGGGACGAGCGCGACAAGCGGCTGCCCAGGATCGCCGGGCCGTGCGGCCTGGTGATCTTCGGGGTGACCGGCGACCTGTCCCGCAAGAAGCTGATGCCGGCCATCTACGACCTGGCCAACCGGGGTCTGCTGCCGCCGGGCTTCGCGCTCACCGGCTTCGCCCGGCGGGACTGGGCCAACGAGGACTTCGGCGAGGTCGTGCACGAGGCGGTCAAGCAGCACGCCCGCACGCCGTACCGGGCCGAGGTGTGGAACCAGCTGTCCGAGGGCATCCGGTTCGTCCAGGGCACGTTCGACGACGACAACGCCTTCGACAACCTGGCCAAGACGGTGCGAGAGCTCGACGAGCAGCGCGGCACCGGCGGCAACCACGCGTTCTACCTGTCGATCCCGCCGAGCGCGTTCCCGGTGGTGACCAAGCAGCTGTCCCGGGCCGGCCTGGCCGACCAGGACGCCGAGCAGTGGCGCCGGGTCGTCATCGAGAAGCCCTTCGGCCACGACCTCAAGTCGGCCAAGGAGCTCAACAACGTCGTCAACGACGTCTTCCCCGAGGAGTCGGTGTTCCGCATCGACCACTACCTCGGCAAGGAGACGGTGCAGAACATCCTGGCGCTGCGCTTCGCCAACCAGATGTTCGAGCCGATCTGGAACGCCAACTACGTGGACCACGTGCAGATCACCATGGCCGAGGACATCGGTCTCGGTGGTCGCGCCGGCTACTACGACGGCATCGGCGCGGCGCGCGACGTGATCCAGAACCACCTGCTCCAGCTGATGGCGCTGACCGCGATGGAGGAGCCCGTCTCCTTCCACCCGCGGGCGCTGCGGGCCGAGAAGATCAAGGTGCTTTCGGCGGCGCGGGTGCCCGGGCCGTACGACGAGACCTGCGCGCGCGGCCAGTACGTCGGCGGGTGGCAGGGCGGCCAGAAGGTGCTCGGCCTGCTCGAGGAGGGCGGCTTCGCGCCGGACTCCAAGACCGAGACCTACGCCGGCATCACGCTCGAGGTCAACACCCGCCGCTGGGCCGGTGTGCCGTTCTACCTGCGGCACGGCAAGCGGCTCGGCCGCAAGGTCACCGAGATCGCGGTGGTCTTCAAGCGGGCCCCGCACCTGCCCTTCGACTCCACCGCGACCGAGGAGCTGGGGCAGAACGCCCTGGTCATCCGGGTGCAGCCGGACGAGGGCGTGACCATGCGGTTCGGCTCCAAGGTGCCGGGCAACACCATGGAGGTCCGGGACGTCACGATGGACTTCGGCTACGGCCACGCGTTCACCGAGTCGTCGCCCGAGGCCTACGAGCGGCTGATCCTGGACGTGCTGCTGGGCGAGCCGTCGCTGTTCCCGATGAACGAAGAGGTCGAGCTGTCCTGGCAGATCCTGGACCCGGTGCTCAACCACTGGGCCAAGCAGGGCATGCCCGAGGGCTACGCCCCCGGCAGCTGGGGTCCGCCCTCGGCCGACCAGATGCTCACCCGCACCGGTCGTCATTGGAGGCGCCCGTGA
- a CDS encoding glucose-6-phosphate isomerase — translation MTVGISVDIVHDGLAEKARPLVDQLIADKVASRLAAKDATLWGPEAEPESSIRLSWTTLHESSRPLVGEIEALSAELAGEGIDRVVLAGMGGSSLAPEVITATAGVPLVVLDTTDAGQVADALAGDLSRTVIVVSSKSGGTVETDSHRRIFEKAFTEAGIDAKSRIVVVTDPGSPLQKMSEEAGYRKVFTADPHVGGRYSALTAFGLVPAGLAGVDINTLLNDAAAAFELLSRDDDQNPALWLGAAWGAAHANGAEKVILADTGSGVKGFPDWAEQLIAESTGKEGIGLLPVAVENADAPGFVTAGTDATPIAIGPDVDAAFMSTAGELGGLFLLWEFATAIAGRLIGINPFDQPDVEAAKVAARALLDKPVGGEPEAAPALTVGSVEVHQSGDWLPATATTLADVLNAFLAAAPDHGYVAVQAYLDRLDDASAAVLRPAVARASRLQTTFGWGPRFLHSTGQYHKGGHQNGVFLQITGVVEQDLDVPDRPYTLGVLQHAQALGDGSVLAEHGRPVLRLHLTDRAAGLVELTKAVQEVKR, via the coding sequence ATAACTGTGGGGATCTCCGTCGACATCGTCCACGACGGACTCGCCGAGAAGGCGCGTCCGCTGGTGGACCAGCTGATCGCGGACAAGGTCGCGTCCCGGCTGGCCGCGAAGGACGCGACGCTGTGGGGGCCGGAGGCCGAGCCCGAGTCGTCCATCCGGCTGTCGTGGACCACGCTGCACGAGAGCTCGCGGCCGCTGGTCGGTGAGATCGAGGCGCTGTCGGCCGAGCTGGCCGGCGAGGGCATCGACCGCGTCGTGCTGGCCGGCATGGGCGGCTCGTCGCTGGCCCCCGAGGTGATCACCGCGACCGCGGGTGTGCCGCTGGTCGTGCTGGACACCACCGACGCCGGCCAGGTGGCCGACGCGCTGGCCGGCGACCTGTCCCGCACGGTGATCGTGGTGTCGTCCAAGTCGGGCGGCACCGTCGAGACCGACAGCCACCGCCGCATCTTCGAGAAGGCCTTCACCGAGGCCGGTATCGACGCCAAGAGCCGCATCGTGGTCGTCACCGACCCGGGCTCGCCGCTGCAGAAGATGTCGGAAGAAGCGGGCTACCGCAAGGTGTTCACCGCCGACCCGCACGTCGGCGGCCGCTACTCGGCGCTGACCGCGTTCGGCCTCGTGCCGGCCGGCCTGGCCGGTGTGGACATCAACACGCTGCTCAACGACGCCGCCGCGGCGTTCGAGCTGCTGTCGCGTGACGACGACCAGAACCCGGCCCTGTGGCTGGGTGCGGCGTGGGGCGCGGCGCACGCGAACGGTGCGGAGAAGGTCATCCTGGCCGACACCGGCTCTGGCGTGAAGGGCTTCCCCGACTGGGCGGAGCAGCTGATCGCCGAGTCCACCGGCAAGGAGGGCATCGGCCTGCTGCCGGTGGCCGTGGAGAACGCGGACGCGCCCGGCTTCGTCACCGCCGGCACCGACGCCACTCCGATCGCCATCGGCCCGGACGTCGACGCCGCGTTCATGAGCACCGCAGGCGAGCTCGGCGGCCTGTTCCTGTTGTGGGAGTTCGCCACCGCCATCGCCGGCCGGCTGATCGGGATCAACCCGTTCGACCAGCCGGACGTGGAGGCGGCCAAGGTCGCCGCGCGTGCCCTGCTCGACAAACCGGTCGGCGGCGAGCCCGAGGCGGCTCCGGCGCTGACCGTCGGCTCGGTCGAGGTGCACCAGAGCGGCGACTGGCTGCCGGCCACCGCCACCACGCTGGCCGATGTGCTGAACGCCTTCCTGGCCGCCGCCCCCGATCACGGGTACGTGGCCGTGCAGGCGTACCTGGACCGGCTCGACGACGCCTCCGCGGCCGTGCTGCGGCCCGCCGTCGCCCGGGCCAGCCGGCTGCAGACCACGTTCGGCTGGGGCCCGCGGTTCCTGCACTCCACCGGCCAGTACCACAAGGGCGGTCACCAGAACGGCGTGTTCCTGCAGATCACCGGTGTGGTGGAGCAGGATCTCGACGTGCCGGACCGCCCGTACACGCTGGGCGTGCTCCAGCACGCGCAGGCCCTTGGCGACGGCTCCGTGCTGGCCGAGCACGGGCGTCCGGTGCTGCGCCTGCACCTGACCGACCGGGCCGCCGGCCTGGTCGAGCTGACCAAGGCCGTCCAGGAGGTCAAGAGGTGA
- the tkt gene encoding transketolase, with protein MSDTDEVTRLTTAHLPKDWTELDKRAVDTIRVLAADAVQKAGNGHPGTAMSLAPAAYTLFQRVMKHDPTDPHWLGRDRFVLSAGHSSLTLYLQLFLAGYGLELDDIKALRTWGSKTPGHPEVHHTAGVEITTGPLGSGLAAAVGMAMAARRERGLFDPDAAPGQSPFDHHVYVIASDGDIEEGVTSEASSLAGTQQLGNLTLIYDDNKISIEDDTTIALSEDTAKRYEAYGWHVQVVESGENVQGLLDALEAANAETARPSIIVLRTIIGFPAPTKMNTGKAHGAALGEDEIVEIKKILGFDPEVKFPIADEVLAHTRKAVERGNAAHVEWQKSFDVWAAANPERKALLDRLTARELPAGWAEKLPTWTPDPKGVATRKASSEVLSALGEALPELWGGSADLAESNLTTIKGADSFGPTSISTSTWNANPYGRTLHFGIREHAMGMILNGIALHGPTRPYGGTFLVFSDYMRPAVRLAALMGIPVTYVWTHDSIGLGEDGPTHQPVEHYAALRAIPGLAFVRPGDANETSFAWQALVKRHDHPTGLALSRQNLPVLEGTDVDGVAKGGYVLADAGNGEPQVVIIATGSELQIAVEARKVLEADGVATRVVSMPCVEWFDEQDQSYRDQVIPPSVRARVTVEAGIAQPWYRFAGDNGEIVSLEHFGASADYQTLFREFGFTTENVVEAARRSIAKVEGK; from the coding sequence GTGTCCGACACCGACGAAGTCACCCGGCTGACCACCGCCCATCTGCCCAAGGACTGGACCGAGCTGGACAAGCGCGCGGTTGACACCATCCGGGTGCTGGCGGCCGACGCCGTGCAGAAGGCCGGCAACGGCCACCCCGGCACCGCGATGAGCCTGGCCCCGGCCGCGTACACCCTGTTCCAGCGGGTCATGAAGCACGACCCGACCGACCCGCACTGGCTGGGCCGGGACCGGTTCGTGCTGTCGGCGGGGCACTCCAGCCTGACCCTGTACCTCCAGCTGTTCCTGGCCGGCTACGGCCTCGAGCTGGACGACATCAAGGCGCTGCGGACGTGGGGCTCCAAGACCCCCGGCCACCCCGAGGTGCACCACACCGCCGGTGTGGAGATCACCACCGGCCCGCTGGGCAGCGGCCTGGCCGCCGCGGTCGGCATGGCCATGGCGGCCCGCCGCGAGCGCGGCCTGTTCGACCCGGACGCGGCGCCCGGGCAGAGCCCGTTCGACCACCACGTCTACGTGATCGCCTCCGACGGTGACATCGAGGAGGGCGTCACCTCCGAGGCGTCCTCGCTTGCCGGCACGCAGCAGCTGGGCAACCTCACGCTGATCTACGACGACAACAAGATCTCGATCGAGGACGACACCACGATCGCGCTGTCCGAGGACACGGCCAAGCGCTACGAGGCCTACGGCTGGCACGTGCAGGTCGTCGAGAGCGGCGAGAACGTGCAGGGGCTGCTGGACGCGCTCGAGGCGGCGAACGCCGAGACCGCGCGGCCCTCGATCATCGTGCTGCGCACGATCATCGGCTTCCCGGCGCCGACCAAGATGAACACCGGCAAGGCGCACGGCGCCGCGCTGGGCGAGGACGAGATCGTCGAGATCAAGAAGATCCTCGGTTTCGACCCCGAGGTGAAGTTCCCGATCGCCGACGAGGTGCTCGCGCACACCCGCAAGGCCGTCGAGCGCGGCAACGCGGCCCACGTCGAGTGGCAGAAGTCCTTCGACGTGTGGGCGGCGGCCAACCCGGAGCGCAAGGCGCTGCTCGACCGGCTGACCGCGCGGGAGCTGCCGGCCGGCTGGGCCGAGAAGCTGCCGACGTGGACCCCGGACCCCAAGGGCGTTGCCACCCGCAAGGCGTCCAGCGAGGTGCTGTCGGCGCTGGGCGAGGCGCTGCCGGAGCTGTGGGGCGGCTCGGCCGACCTGGCCGAGAGCAACCTCACCACGATCAAGGGCGCCGACTCGTTCGGCCCGACGTCCATCTCCACCAGCACGTGGAACGCCAACCCGTACGGCCGCACGCTGCACTTCGGCATCCGCGAGCACGCCATGGGCATGATCCTCAACGGCATCGCCCTGCACGGCCCGACCCGCCCGTACGGCGGCACCTTCCTCGTCTTCAGCGACTACATGCGCCCGGCGGTGCGCCTGGCCGCGCTGATGGGCATCCCGGTCACCTACGTGTGGACGCACGACTCGATCGGCCTCGGCGAGGACGGCCCGACCCACCAGCCGGTCGAGCACTACGCGGCGCTGCGGGCGATCCCGGGCCTGGCCTTCGTCCGCCCCGGCGACGCCAACGAGACCTCGTTCGCGTGGCAGGCGCTGGTCAAGCGGCACGACCACCCGACGGGTCTGGCCCTGAGCCGGCAGAACCTGCCGGTGCTGGAGGGCACCGACGTCGACGGCGTGGCCAAGGGCGGCTACGTGCTGGCCGACGCCGGCAACGGCGAGCCGCAGGTCGTGATCATCGCCACCGGCTCCGAGCTGCAGATCGCGGTCGAGGCCAGGAAGGTCCTCGAGGCCGACGGCGTTGCCACCCGTGTGGTGTCCATGCCGTGCGTGGAGTGGTTCGACGAGCAGGACCAGTCGTACCGCGACCAGGTGATCCCGCCGTCCGTCCGTGCAAGGGTCACGGTCGAGGCGGGCATCGCCCAGCCGTGGTACCGGTTCGCCGGCGACAACGGCGAGATCGTTTCGCTGGAGCACTTCGGGGCATCCGCTGACTATCAGACGTTGTTCCGCGAGTTCGGCTTCACGACCGAGAACGTCGTCGAGGCCGCACGCCGAAGCATCGCCAAGGTGGAGGGAAAGTAA
- the tal gene encoding transaldolase encodes MSANNLAALSEAGVSIWLDDLSRSRLQTGSLVGLIKDKHVVGVTTNPTIFANALSHGEAYDEQVRELAARGADVDAVVRELTTTDVRNACDVFRETYQASGGKDGRVSIEVEPGLAKNTDGTVAQALELWKTVDRPNLMVKIPATVEGLPAITRTLAEGVSVNVTLIFSVQRYLDVMDAFIAGIEQARANGHDISQIHSVASFFVSRVDTEVDKRLAAIGTPEAEALKGEAAIANARLAYAAYVGAFSTPRWQELAAAGAHAQRPLWASTGVKDPAYSDTRYVDELVVDNVVNTMPEKTLDAVADHANLRGDTVSGTEEQAQELFDSLEQAGIDIDDVYEVLETEGVDKFDKSWAELLETVQSQLDKAKG; translated from the coding sequence ATGAGCGCCAACAACTTGGCCGCGCTCAGCGAGGCCGGCGTGTCGATCTGGCTCGACGACCTGTCGCGGAGCCGGCTGCAGACCGGCAGCCTGGTCGGCCTGATCAAGGACAAGCACGTGGTCGGGGTCACCACCAACCCGACCATCTTCGCCAACGCGCTGTCGCACGGCGAGGCCTACGACGAGCAGGTGCGTGAGCTGGCCGCCCGCGGCGCCGACGTCGACGCCGTGGTGCGCGAGCTGACCACGACCGACGTGCGCAACGCGTGCGACGTGTTCCGCGAGACCTACCAGGCCTCCGGCGGCAAGGACGGCCGGGTGTCCATCGAGGTCGAGCCGGGCCTGGCCAAGAACACCGACGGCACCGTCGCGCAGGCGCTGGAGCTGTGGAAGACGGTCGACCGCCCGAACCTGATGGTGAAGATCCCGGCCACCGTCGAGGGCCTGCCGGCGATCACCCGCACACTGGCCGAGGGGGTCAGCGTGAACGTGACGCTGATCTTCTCGGTGCAGCGCTACCTGGACGTGATGGACGCCTTCATCGCCGGCATCGAGCAGGCGAGGGCCAACGGCCACGACATCTCGCAGATCCACTCGGTGGCGTCGTTCTTCGTGTCCCGTGTGGACACCGAGGTGGACAAGCGCCTGGCCGCCATCGGCACGCCCGAGGCCGAGGCGCTCAAGGGCGAGGCCGCGATCGCCAACGCCCGTCTGGCCTACGCCGCCTACGTCGGCGCGTTCAGCACGCCGCGCTGGCAGGAGCTGGCCGCGGCCGGCGCGCACGCGCAGCGTCCGCTGTGGGCGTCCACCGGTGTCAAGGACCCGGCCTACTCCGACACCCGCTACGTCGACGAGCTCGTGGTCGACAACGTGGTGAACACCATGCCGGAGAAGACCTTGGACGCGGTGGCCGACCACGCGAACCTGCGCGGCGACACCGTCTCCGGCACCGAGGAGCAGGCCCAGGAGCTGTTCGACTCCCTGGAGCAGGCCGGCATCGACATCGACGACGTCTACGAGGTGCTCGAGACCGAGGGCGTGGACAAGTTCGACAAGTCGTGGGCCGAGCTGCTCGAGACGGTGCAGTCGCAGCTGGACAAGGCGAAGGGCTGA
- the pgl gene encoding 6-phosphogluconolactonase, with the protein MTRSDVVVHSGGDLLAAAAAARLITALVDAQADHGVASLGLTGGRTGNAVLEHVRSSPALQAVDWSRVDFYWGDERFLPAGHADRNETQNRAALLDHVGVDPARVHAMEPSDGRFGDDPDAAASDYASVIGSAAFDVLLLGVGEEGHTASLFPDSPAVHEVSRSVVAVRDCPKPPPTRVSLTLPAIRRARQVWLMTTGEAKADPVARALAGASPIEIPAAGARGTDRTLWLLDSAAAAKLS; encoded by the coding sequence GTGACCCGTTCCGATGTTGTGGTCCACAGCGGCGGCGACCTTCTGGCCGCCGCCGCTGCGGCCCGTCTGATCACCGCCCTGGTGGACGCCCAGGCCGATCACGGCGTCGCGTCCCTCGGTCTGACCGGCGGTCGTACCGGCAATGCCGTTCTGGAGCACGTTCGCTCCAGTCCGGCTCTTCAGGCCGTCGATTGGTCCCGGGTCGATTTCTATTGGGGCGACGAGCGTTTCCTGCCCGCCGGGCACGCCGACCGCAACGAGACCCAGAACCGCGCGGCGCTGTTGGACCATGTTGGTGTGGACCCTGCTCGTGTCCACGCCATGGAGCCTTCCGACGGCCGTTTCGGCGACGACCCCGACGCCGCTGCCTCGGACTACGCCTCCGTCATCGGCTCCGCCGCTTTCGACGTGTTGCTGTTGGGCGTCGGCGAGGAGGGGCACACCGCCTCCCTCTTCCCCGATTCCCCTGCCGTGCATGAGGTTTCGCGCTCGGTCGTCGCCGTCCGCGACTGCCCCAAGCCCCCGCCGACCCGGGTTTCCCTGACCTTGCCCGCCATCCGCCGCGCCCGCCAGGTGTGGCTCATGACCACCGGCGAGGCCAAGGCCGACCCCGTCGCCCGTGCCCTTGCCGGCGCTTCCCCGATCGAGATCCCCGCGGCCGGCGCTCGTGGCACCGACCGCACCTTGTGGCTGCTGGACTCCGCCGCCGCGGCCAAGTTGTCTTGA